In the genome of Palaemon carinicauda isolate YSFRI2023 chromosome 15, ASM3689809v2, whole genome shotgun sequence, one region contains:
- the LOC137654357 gene encoding uncharacterized protein produces the protein MVGKNLQSKSMPSLELQSIALAVECLLDLYKELSGPSYIKPIKIQELRVYSDSLVALSWIYSHTHNLDKLQKCSVFVKNRLHEISELCLKHPVIFSFVSGEENPGDCITRCLSYKSLMKTNYLTGPDLVNAPRMEHSKDTLEFVVPDPKMDIQIPVNSLGAYISSKDIEIEHFQMTSRVSSFHRLILIYRNVLLFVNKLKIKVMARDPDKFNHLKAFRSDHNFFAEASRLLLSRDQGCYFAEELEYFNSSERLLKDVPRIVGQLNIYIDREGLLRVRSKLSRLKDEGRYRFPILLSKDSTLTTLIIRDYHERFAHAGVYSVLSEMRKMFWMSKSYSTVKKVLKSCVVCRRFNERAIKLNQNSYRDFRINAPEIPFRYIFMDYMGPYFVHINSQKVKVWLLCITCNWSRAINLKLCYDLSVKEFLRSFQLHCFEFGLPELCISDMGTQLVAGANIIMDFLRDPEVKLYLEENGVKPIQFEHFFKGQSQLGSMVETCVKMTKKLVYGSIKNNVLKVRDFEFLIAQTVHLVNRRPIAFKEALRVENLDASVPQPITPESLIRGYDLTSVNIIPDLQRIPEIADDPTYTLNKSSKIKNCFSHLRKVRNNLVDLYHSEFLATLTQQAVDKKNRYLPVKHTSLQKNDIVLIKELYCKPNQYPMGLVKEVTVNDIGEVTGAVVLKGKTREITKRHVSNLIFLLRPENQIEQDSVAEKPIDDNLQGQTRRACKPRVAAERCKRKNRKLLGFE, from the coding sequence atggtaggaaaaaaccttcaatctaaaagtatgccttcccttgaattacaaagtattgccttagcagtggaatgtctcttagatttatacaaagaattatcgggtccctcttacattaaacctattaagattcaggaattaagggtttattcagatagccttgtagctttatcttggatatattcgcacactcacaatcttgataaactacagaaatgttctgtgtttgtgaaaaacaggttacacgagattagtgaactgtgcttaaaacacccagttatattttcgtttgtatctggagaagaaaatcccggggattgtattacacgttgtctctcttataaatcactcatgaaaactaactaccttacaggtccagaccttgtaaatgctccaagaatggaacatagtaaggatactttggagtttgtggtaccagatcccaaaatggatattcagataccagtaaacagtttgggtgcctacattagtagtaaggatatagaaattgaacattttcagatgacttcaagagtttctagctttcatagattaattttgatttatcgcaatgttttattgtttgtcaataagctgaaaattaaggtgatggctagggatcctgacaaatttaaccatttaaaggcttttcgcagtgatcataatttttttgcagaggctagtagattgttgctgtccagggaccagggatgttattttgctgaagaacttgaatattttaactctagtgaacgtttacttaaggacgtgccaagaatagttggacaacttaatatttatattgacagagaaggactgttaagagtacgaagtaagctgtccagacttaaagatgaagggaggtataggtttcctattttgttgtctaaggatagtactttaactacattgattatcagagattatcatgaacggtttgctcatgcaggtgtgtattctgtcttgtcagagatgcgtaaaatgttttggatgtctaagtcttattctacagttaaaaaggtgttgaagtcttgtgttgtgtgtcgacgttttaatgaaagggctatcaagcttaaccagaactcttacagagatttcagaattaatgcaccagaaattcctttcaggtatatttttatggattatatgggtccatattttgtgcatattaacagtcaaaaggttaaagtctggttattatgtataacttgtaattggagtagggcaattaatttaaaactttgctaTGACTTGTCGGTAAAGGAGTTCTTAAGATCCTTCCAGTTACATTGCTTTGAGTTTGGTTTGCCAGagttatgcatttctgacatgggcactcaactagtagctggagccaacatcatcatggactttctaagggatcccgaggtcaagctgtatttggaggaaaatggagtcaaaccgattcagtttgaacattttttcaaaggccagagccaacttggatcgatggtagagacttgtgttaagatgaccaagaagctcgtctatggttctataaaaaataatgtactgaaggtaagggactttgaatttttgattgctcagactgtacatttagtgaacagaaggcctattgctttcaaagaggctttgcgtgtggaaaatttagacgcatcagttcctcagcctattacccctgagagcttgattcgtggctatgaccttacttctgttaatataattcccgatttacagaggataccagagattgcagatgatcccacctatactcttaacaagtcaagcaaaattaaaaactgcttttctcatttgagaaaggttaggaataatcttgtggatttgtatcattcggagttcctggctacattaactcagcaagctgttgacaaaaagaacagataccttcctgttaaacatacctctttacagaagaatgatattgttttaataaaagaactctattgtaagcctaaccagtatcctatgggtttggttaaggaagtgactgtcaatgatattggagaagttactggtgctgttgtgttgaagggcaagacaagagaaattactaagagacacgtttctaaccttatatttcttttaaggcctgagaaccaaattgagcaagacagtgttgctgagaagcctattgatgataatttgcagggtcagactcgacgcgcatgtaaacctagagttgctgctgaaaggtgtaaacggaaaaataggaaactcttaggtttcgagtag